A genomic stretch from Caulobacter sp. FWC2 includes:
- a CDS encoding adenylate/guanylate cyclase domain-containing protein, translating into MFDREQVAALIRRGEILAAYDIAHAALEAGEGAHEIAYTAVLCLARAGAVDFARAEYVRLGLAEAEDQADAVALGARLLKDVALAARGPRRVAFARASLRRYEALSRRFGGLYGAINAATLTLMAGDRAGAAARAAAVLATPPTPGLEGEGAYYETASRAEAWFLTGDQGAACETLATAMASAPRAYAAHASTLRQLEMLCRETGAESGWLAPFRPPVCAHFTGHITNVPEEALRQRIDQVLREQRVGFAYGGLAAGADIIFAEALLDAGGELHVVLPVNRAAFVEVSVAPFGEDWVPRFERCLALATSIRYASQDPYLGDEQVFAYSSQFAMGCAVLRAETLSTEAIQLAAWDGYDAPGPAGVSADMAYWAGSERRLAVIEVQRPPPCPSRWTSPSAGAERRAMKAMLFADVKGFGALRDDQIPAFIEGVMGRMAETVESLAERPCHIETWGDGVFLVFEQPIDAALAALALLEAHRALDLKALGLPRGLGLRIGGHYGPVHLRTNPLTKAPAVIGAHVVVAARIEPDVAPGSAYVSEALAGALATFHGDRVRCGYVGRTQGRKGFPATPIFSLARAL; encoded by the coding sequence GTGTTCGACCGGGAGCAAGTCGCCGCGCTGATCCGGCGCGGCGAGATCCTGGCCGCCTACGACATCGCCCACGCCGCCCTTGAGGCGGGGGAGGGGGCGCATGAGATCGCCTATACGGCCGTGCTCTGTCTGGCCCGCGCCGGGGCTGTCGATTTCGCGCGCGCCGAATATGTCCGTCTCGGCCTGGCCGAGGCTGAGGATCAAGCGGACGCCGTCGCCCTGGGCGCGCGCCTTCTCAAGGACGTGGCCCTGGCGGCGCGCGGACCGCGCCGCGTCGCTTTCGCAAGGGCCTCGCTGCGCCGATACGAGGCGCTCTCTCGCCGCTTCGGGGGACTCTACGGCGCCATCAACGCGGCGACCCTGACCCTGATGGCCGGCGATCGCGCCGGAGCCGCCGCCCGGGCCGCCGCCGTGCTGGCGACGCCGCCGACGCCGGGCCTGGAAGGCGAGGGCGCCTACTACGAAACCGCCAGCCGCGCCGAAGCCTGGTTCCTGACCGGCGACCAGGGCGCCGCGTGCGAGACCCTGGCGACCGCCATGGCGTCCGCGCCCCGCGCCTACGCCGCCCATGCCTCAACTCTGCGACAGCTGGAGATGCTGTGCCGCGAGACCGGCGCAGAGTCCGGCTGGCTGGCGCCCTTCCGGCCGCCGGTCTGCGCGCACTTCACGGGCCACATCACCAACGTGCCCGAAGAGGCCTTGCGCCAGCGGATCGACCAGGTGCTGCGCGAGCAGCGCGTCGGCTTCGCCTACGGCGGCCTGGCGGCGGGCGCGGACATTATCTTCGCCGAGGCGCTGCTGGACGCCGGGGGCGAGCTGCACGTCGTCCTGCCTGTGAACCGGGCCGCGTTCGTCGAGGTGTCGGTGGCCCCGTTCGGCGAGGACTGGGTCCCGCGCTTCGAGCGCTGCCTCGCGCTCGCCACCTCGATCCGCTACGCCTCGCAGGACCCCTATCTCGGCGATGAGCAGGTCTTCGCCTATTCCAGCCAGTTCGCCATGGGTTGCGCGGTGCTGCGCGCCGAGACCCTGTCGACCGAGGCGATACAGCTGGCCGCCTGGGACGGTTACGACGCGCCTGGACCCGCTGGCGTCTCCGCCGACATGGCCTATTGGGCGGGCAGCGAGCGGCGGCTCGCGGTCATCGAAGTCCAGCGTCCGCCGCCCTGTCCGTCGCGCTGGACGTCGCCGTCGGCGGGGGCGGAGCGGCGAGCCATGAAGGCGATGCTGTTCGCCGACGTCAAAGGCTTCGGCGCCCTGCGCGACGATCAGATCCCGGCCTTCATCGAAGGCGTGATGGGCCGCATGGCCGAGACGGTCGAGAGCCTGGCCGAGCGGCCTTGTCATATTGAGACGTGGGGCGACGGCGTGTTCCTGGTCTTCGAGCAGCCGATCGACGCGGCGTTGGCGGCGCTGGCGCTGTTGGAAGCCCATCGGGCGCTGGACCTCAAGGCCCTGGGCCTGCCGCGTGGCCTTGGCCTGCGCATCGGCGGGCACTATGGCCCTGTCCATCTGAGGACCAATCCGCTGACCAAGGCTCCCGCGGTGATCGGGGCCCACGTTGTGGTGGCCGCGCGCATCGAACCGGACGTCGCACCGGGCTCGGCCTATGTCAGCGAGGCGCTGGCTGGAGCGCTGGCCACCTTCCACGGTGATCGCGTCCGCTGCGGCTATGTCGGCCGCACCCAAGGGCGCAAGGGCTTCCCCGCCACGCCGATCTTCAGCCTCGCGCGCGCGCTTTAG
- a CDS encoding PAS domain-containing sensor histidine kinase — protein MNCLWSLERDGRIQHMNDGAEICSGAALVESRGKPWRDYWPEQNRFSVDRAVASAAGGRVARFRTFDARSGAARTYQDTTVTPVCDADGTVTALVAVSHDVTAEVEAEALMRSVVQSLPSPLTVTSARSRRYVLWNRAAETLFRVDADDALGRTPEELFDPDLAKAIVVDDPEALRTGETHIAAGVAMPPALGGGVFDIKSLATFDDHGPRHVICLGEEITERLEQAKALRAALDAAERASQAKSAFLANMSHEVRTPLHGIVAGADILARAALDPKARELVDMIRGSGRTLERLLDDLLDVVQIEGDRVRIVDGPFHLGELLRSIGAMARLSLGEGDVSFSAVLPPELDGELIGDGVRLGQVIGNLVRNAVKFTERGAITLTATPGTGDRVRFEVADTGIGFDAADKARLFERFQQADASITRQFGGMGLGLSISSDLVSLMGGVLDCESTPGQGARFWFELSLPSAVASGVCGSAPAVPERALRVLVADDHPANRRIVELMLAEAAEVTCVENGLEAVRAYLTERPDVVLMDMQMPVMDGLSAVTEIRRLEAVGGQERRPIFMLTANAGDEHVRASLAAGADRHLQKPITAASLFGALQAVL, from the coding sequence TTGAACTGTCTTTGGAGCCTGGAACGGGACGGCCGCATTCAGCATATGAATGACGGCGCGGAAATTTGCTCCGGCGCCGCCCTGGTCGAGTCGCGCGGCAAGCCCTGGCGAGACTATTGGCCCGAGCAGAATCGTTTCTCAGTCGACCGCGCCGTGGCCTCCGCCGCCGGTGGACGGGTCGCCCGCTTCCGCACCTTCGATGCTCGCAGCGGCGCGGCGCGCACCTATCAGGACACCACGGTCACCCCGGTCTGCGACGCAGACGGGACGGTGACCGCGCTGGTGGCCGTCTCGCACGATGTAACGGCCGAGGTCGAGGCCGAGGCGCTGATGCGCTCGGTCGTCCAGTCGCTGCCGTCGCCGCTGACGGTGACCTCGGCGCGGAGCCGCCGCTACGTCCTGTGGAACCGCGCGGCCGAAACCCTTTTCCGGGTCGACGCCGACGACGCCCTGGGGCGCACGCCCGAAGAGCTGTTCGATCCCGACTTGGCCAAGGCGATCGTGGTCGATGATCCCGAGGCCCTGCGGACGGGCGAGACCCACATCGCTGCGGGCGTCGCCATGCCGCCGGCTTTGGGCGGCGGTGTGTTCGACATCAAGTCGCTGGCCACCTTCGACGACCATGGACCGCGCCACGTCATCTGCCTGGGCGAGGAGATCACGGAGCGGCTGGAGCAGGCCAAGGCCTTGCGCGCGGCGCTCGACGCCGCCGAGCGAGCCAGTCAGGCCAAGAGCGCCTTCCTGGCCAATATGAGCCACGAGGTCCGCACGCCGTTGCACGGGATCGTGGCCGGAGCCGACATACTGGCGCGCGCGGCCCTCGACCCGAAGGCGCGCGAGCTGGTCGATATGATTCGCGGCTCTGGCCGGACGCTGGAGCGCCTGCTCGACGACCTGCTGGACGTCGTGCAGATCGAGGGCGATCGCGTCCGCATCGTCGATGGACCCTTCCATCTGGGCGAGCTGCTGCGGTCGATCGGAGCCATGGCGCGGTTGAGCCTGGGGGAGGGCGACGTCAGCTTCTCGGCCGTGCTGCCGCCGGAGCTGGACGGCGAGCTGATCGGCGACGGCGTGCGTCTGGGCCAGGTGATCGGAAACCTGGTGCGCAACGCGGTCAAGTTCACTGAGCGTGGCGCGATCACGCTGACGGCGACTCCTGGGACGGGCGATCGCGTCCGCTTCGAGGTCGCTGACACCGGTATTGGCTTCGACGCGGCCGACAAGGCGCGGCTCTTCGAGCGTTTCCAGCAGGCCGACGCCTCGATCACCCGCCAATTCGGCGGCATGGGTCTGGGTTTGTCGATCTCTAGCGACCTGGTTTCGCTGATGGGCGGGGTTCTGGACTGCGAGAGCACGCCAGGCCAGGGCGCGCGGTTCTGGTTCGAGCTTTCGCTGCCGTCCGCCGTGGCCAGCGGCGTGTGCGGATCTGCGCCGGCGGTCCCGGAGCGGGCGCTGAGGGTGCTGGTCGCCGATGACCATCCGGCCAATCGCCGTATCGTCGAGCTGATGCTGGCCGAGGCCGCAGAGGTCACTTGTGTCGAGAACGGCCTCGAGGCCGTGCGCGCCTACCTCACCGAGCGGCCCGACGTGGTGCTGATGGACATGCAGATGCCGGTCATGGATGGCCTCTCGGCGGTCACTGAGATTCGCCGCCTGGAAGCGGTCGGCGGCCAGGAACGTCGGCCGATCTTCATGCTGACAGCCAATGCCGGCGACGAGCACGTCCGGGCCAGCCTGGCGGCCGGAGCGGATCGCCACCTGCA
- a CDS encoding toll/interleukin-1 receptor domain-containing protein, protein MNSRQRYKAFISYSHRDRKVAEWLHRALETYRAPRALASAGGGLRPIFRDRDELSASADLNQVIRDALDLSDALIVLCSSASSASRWVDQEVAHFLTGRGLERIVCVITPDTPSTTALADILPPALRAALPEGVEPLAVDLRPDADGRRLARLKIAARLLGVSLDRLVQRDARRRLQVMAAFTSLAMVVTLGMGAMTVVTLKSRQIAREQRDETEALVAYMLGDLREQLEPVGRLDVLDGVSARVLAYYGKARSDRLDDKALAQRAKAQTLLGTIREQRADLAGAQDAFGQAAATTHALVARDPRNGERIFDEAQNVFWLAYMKWRRGDFVGAEQGLKRYDALAQQLVKLDPNRAEWRVEVAYARSNLGTLQFEQGRPADALAAFRGASSVFEAELARTPKDKTRIKDAANNHAWIADSLLRLGRTREAFVERERASNLLARAAADDPSDKRLAAKDVATQLALARLEVDLGHMAQARARSEANLRRLHTLAALDPTNARWREYLVVGQLDAVEIACWSDRLAEARTAHADAAAGLARLNAGEKDKVWRADLEGRLAKQGVILAQRNGDEGGARKLALALLQALKASKPDETAELEGFARLAAGQPSEAVAVLTPKLGSMSPGSRDVLARAYLATGRRNQAENIVLELKKEGYAHPAMLAFWRDSPAGRNSTSEGN, encoded by the coding sequence ATGAACAGCCGACAGCGGTACAAGGCCTTTATCAGCTATAGTCATCGCGACCGCAAAGTGGCCGAGTGGCTACATCGGGCGCTGGAGACCTATCGCGCGCCGCGCGCTCTGGCGAGCGCCGGTGGCGGTCTGCGGCCGATATTCCGTGATCGGGACGAACTGAGCGCTTCGGCCGACCTCAACCAGGTCATTCGCGACGCGCTGGACCTGTCCGACGCGTTGATCGTGCTGTGTTCGTCCGCCTCGAGCGCCTCGCGCTGGGTGGACCAGGAGGTGGCGCATTTCCTGACGGGGCGAGGACTCGAACGTATCGTCTGCGTGATCACGCCGGACACACCATCGACGACAGCATTGGCCGACATCCTGCCGCCCGCGTTGCGCGCGGCGTTGCCGGAGGGCGTGGAGCCCCTGGCCGTGGACCTGCGCCCCGACGCGGACGGCAGGCGCCTGGCCCGGCTGAAGATCGCCGCCCGTCTCCTGGGCGTCAGCCTGGACCGGCTTGTCCAGCGTGACGCCCGCCGGCGGCTGCAGGTGATGGCCGCCTTCACCAGCCTGGCCATGGTGGTAACCCTGGGGATGGGGGCGATGACCGTCGTGACCCTGAAGTCCCGCCAGATCGCCCGGGAGCAGCGCGACGAGACCGAAGCCCTGGTCGCCTACATGCTGGGCGACCTGCGTGAGCAGCTGGAGCCCGTCGGGCGCCTGGACGTGCTGGATGGAGTCAGCGCCAGGGTTCTGGCCTATTACGGCAAGGCGCGCAGCGACCGGCTAGACGACAAGGCCCTGGCCCAGCGCGCCAAGGCCCAGACCCTGCTGGGCACGATCCGCGAGCAACGCGCCGACCTGGCCGGCGCCCAGGACGCCTTCGGCCAGGCGGCGGCCACCACCCACGCCCTGGTGGCGCGTGACCCCAGGAACGGTGAGCGTATCTTCGACGAGGCCCAGAACGTCTTTTGGCTGGCCTACATGAAATGGCGGCGCGGCGACTTCGTCGGGGCCGAGCAAGGGCTGAAGCGCTACGACGCACTGGCCCAGCAATTGGTGAAACTGGACCCGAACCGCGCCGAGTGGCGGGTCGAGGTCGCCTATGCCCGCAGCAATCTCGGCACGCTGCAGTTCGAGCAGGGGCGGCCGGCGGATGCTTTGGCGGCCTTCCGCGGCGCCTCCAGCGTGTTCGAAGCAGAGCTGGCCCGCACGCCCAAGGACAAGACCCGGATCAAGGACGCGGCCAACAATCACGCCTGGATCGCCGACTCTCTGCTGCGGCTGGGCCGGACGCGCGAAGCCTTCGTCGAGCGCGAGCGGGCTTCGAACCTGCTGGCCCGCGCCGCGGCGGACGATCCCAGCGACAAGCGCCTGGCGGCCAAGGACGTGGCGACCCAGCTCGCTCTCGCGCGGCTTGAAGTCGACTTGGGCCACATGGCCCAGGCTCGTGCTCGCTCGGAGGCCAACCTGCGCCGCCTGCATACGCTGGCGGCCCTGGATCCGACCAACGCCCGGTGGCGGGAATATCTGGTGGTCGGGCAGCTGGACGCGGTCGAGATCGCTTGCTGGTCGGACCGCCTTGCCGAGGCTCGGACGGCGCACGCCGACGCGGCGGCGGGTCTCGCCCGGCTGAACGCCGGCGAGAAGGACAAGGTCTGGCGGGCGGACCTGGAGGGGCGCTTGGCGAAACAGGGAGTCATCCTGGCTCAGCGGAACGGCGATGAGGGCGGAGCGCGCAAGCTGGCCTTGGCGCTCCTGCAAGCGCTGAAGGCCAGCAAGCCGGACGAGACCGCGGAGCTGGAAGGCTTCGCGCGACTGGCGGCGGGACAGCCGTCCGAGGCTGTGGCGGTGCTGACGCCGAAGCTCGGCTCGATGTCACCCGGCAGCCGGGATGTGCTGGCGCGCGCCTACCTGGCGACGGGGCGTCGCAACCAGGCCGAGAACATCGTGCTGGAACTCAAAAAGGAAGGCTACGCGCATCCCGCCATGCTTGCCTTTTGGCGAGATTCACCTGCAGGTCGAAATTCAACGTCGGAGGGAAACTGA